The sequence below is a genomic window from Coffea arabica cultivar ET-39 chromosome 8e, Coffea Arabica ET-39 HiFi, whole genome shotgun sequence.
ACGTCGATGCAGTGGGGATGGGACTGAGAAAGGAGTGAAAGGACGGCTGTCAGCTTTAACGTCGGGTCCGAAAATCGAGCGTCAGGTGAACAGTCTCCTCATTAATGAGGGGAGAGAAAGAGGACCTCAGGGGATCCCAAGGATCGCGCCCCTCCAGCTTCCCCCTGTTGCCTATAAATAGGGCTCCTTTTTATCGCTCCCTGCTTTATCGAAAATCAGAAATCACTCCAGAGCTTCGTCACTTCGTCTTTTCACTTCGGCAAGATCATCCCTAAATTTTCTTCAGCAGTCTTTTCACCTCACAGTTCTTAAGTAAGTTCACATCTTCTCCCTCTATTACAATGGCTAGAACAgctcggacgcacaaagagacAGTGAGGCCAGATTTCACCGAAGCAGAGAGGCCCGACCCCTCCAAGGAAGGGACTGGGTCCGATGGCGGAGGTGCGGAGGCAGGGAGGCTCGGCCCGTCCGAGGTAAGGACTACAGCCGACACCGGGGGAGGAGCTGAGGCATCCCACCGAACTGGGGCTGTGGAAGAAGAGGCCGAGGAGATCGAAGTGGACCCTGAGGTCTTGTACGATGATGACCTCGGGAATGAGGTCCCCAGGGACGAAGGTGTGCAGGAGCCTTCCACTCCCCCCAACGTGGCCACAATGAATTATGGCCGTATGCCAGCCTTCCGCAGTGCTATGTCGCAAGCCTCTGTATCCGGGGTGATTCGTAAATACCCCTGGAGAAAGGACTACGGCATTTACATTCCACAGCCGGACCAATCCGCCGCGTTGCCACCAAAGGGAAGGGTGGCGATATATGTGGAGCAGTTGGAGGCCGGGCTCAGAGTGCCCACTACGAGGTTCCTTCGGGATTGCTTGAGGTACTGGGAGGTGAGGATCACTCAACTCACCCCGAACGCTATCCGCGTCTTAGTCGGCTTTCAGCTGCTCTGCCGACACCAGAAGGTCGAGCCCACCGTCAACCTCTTTCGCCGCTGCTATTCACTTAAGAATAGCGGGAGTGAAAAGGGTTGGTTTTACTTCGGGAACAAGGTCCCGAGGTTAGTATACGATGCCCCGAGCTCGATAAAGGAGTGGAAGAACAACTTCATGTTCGTCCCGGCTGAGGACTTCCCTAGAGGATTCTGGTGGAGGCCTCCCACCTCAGTCAAAGAGACTTCCCCAGGCAAATTAGAAGAACGCAACTTCCAAAAACTGGTGGGGTCGGGCCTCAAGATTAACTGTTGGGACTTCCCTGAGAACGTGCTCGTGGAGGGAGGGCTCAGTCGAGCCTTGATCAGCCCAGATCACCCTATTCTATTATCTTCTAGGCTCAAGATACCTTGTACTTTCCCATTGCCcttctttatttattctttttgaATTCTAACTGACTTTGTTTCCCTCTTTGTAGTGACAAAACTCTCCGACCTGATCACTTCGGGGGAGGTCGAGGTGGCGAAGAGGCCATCGAAGAAACGCAAGGACACTGCTGAGACCTCTTCCAGGACGGCCAAGAAGACTGCTTCGGCAGCAGGCACTCGCGAGCCCGCCGTGGTGATCGTAGGCGAGGGCTCGCACACCTCGGGCACACCTGGCAGATCCAAGACTTCCTCCATCCCGGTGGGGATTCCCTCCCAGGGAGTCACAGTGGTCACTCCGCCTCGGGGGCGAGGTCGTGGTACGACTATTCTCCAGGGTGATCCCATCTCGGGGTCATCATTATTCAACCTCCACAACGTGCCCTCTGTCGCAGCCGGGGAAGACAAAAGGCACTCCGGGGTACAATTTTGCCCGGAGTGGGAGGTCAATGTGAATGACCGATGCAAAAATCCCCAGGTGGCGCACGAGCTCCTGGTGAACACAGTCCTTCCGCGGGATAACACTTACACCAGGAAGCTCAAGCCAGACGAGCTGATGCAGGGCGCCGCAGTTTCCTGGGCTTCTGCCACTGCGTTCCTTGCTGAGATGTATCAGCGCTTCGGGGACTTTGTAGAGACTTACGAGTCACCATCCGAGTTTCAGAAGAAAATTGCCGACCTGGAGGAGAAGCTGAAGGCCACTGAGCAGGAACGAGATAAAGCCGAGGCAGCGAGGGAGAGAGCCGTAGTCGCGAACAATTCTCTGATCACCGCGCTTGACgaggagaaagaaagaagggcTCAAGAAGCGCAATCGTCCAAGGAGGCCATCAACACAGCCGGGACCACGGCCGTGGAGGCGTTCCGCAAGTCAGAATCCTTCACCCGTGACCTCAGCGAGCTCAGCCGACCGAGTTTCATGTTTGGATACACCTCGGCTATCACCGAGGCAAGACCCTTCCTCTCCTCTGAGCAGCTAGAGTCCTTCCAGGGTACCCAACACTACAATGAGGATGCCAAGGAACTTTGTGACCGCATCGCCGAAGGCATTCAAACCGGGAAGAACCTAGCCGAAGTCCGGGCTGAGTTCAACAAGTGGCTTTTGGAATTTGAGCTGGATGATGATAGTGCTGAAGCGAGCCAAACCAGTAAGGGAGCTGAAGGAGGTCAGACCGGCGAAGGAGCTAAGGCGCAACAAGATGCCGAGACTGGGAGCGAGACCGCAGGGCAGAGTGCCAGGGTAGGGAGTGCTTAGAAGCACTCATTTTTGTAATAGATGGGCCGAGGTCATGAATGACTTTGGCTTCATGACCTCGGCCCCTCACTTTTGTTCTCTGAGCCGGGGTCATACACGACCTTGGCTTTTCTTATATCTTTTTGCTAATTCAAGCTcggttttctcttgttttccttcCTTTGACTATTGTTTTTGTCcccttatttttcacttaagaTAAAGGAGAATAAGTGAGGAATAACAATGGGATGAGATTCAACAATACATACCCCTTCAAGGGAAATACAATTTAAGATTCTCAGCGTGCCAAGTTCGGGGCACCCGCGAACCGTCTCGGTAAGCTAACTTACAATATCTATTTTGGCTGGACTCAACAACACGGTAGGGTCCCTCCCACTTGGGATTGAGTTTTCCCAGGGGCTCAGCTCGGCTAACCGAGTTCTTCCGGAGTACGAGGTCTCCCGGGCTGAACCTTAGGTGTTTGACCCGAGCGTTGTAATAGCTGGCTAGGATATTTTTATAGGTAGCAACCTTGGCTGCGGTCACATCGCGTTTTTCTTCGGCAAGATCGAGGTCAACTCGTCGCTCCTCCTCGTTGACTTCAGCAGCGTACGCGGCCATCCGTGGGCTGGGTGTAATAAACTCAGCCGGAACGACAGCCTCAGATCCATAAGTCAAGGAAAAGGGAGTTTCTTGGGTGGCTGACCTCGGCGTGGTTCTGTATGACCACAGCACACTAGGAAGCTCTTCCATCCACGACGATCCAGCCCGGTGGAGCCTGGTCTTAAGGCCATGGAGGAGGGTTCGATTGAAATTTTCGGCTTGTCCGTTAGCTTGGGGGTGCCCGACCGAGGTGAAATGTTGTTTGATCCCGAGCTCTTCACACCAGGCCTTTAAAGGATTGTCGGCGAACTGCCGGCCGTTATCTGAGATGACCACCCGGGGTAGGCCGAAGCGACAAACCACATTCTTCCAGAAGAATTTTTGGACCGCCGAACCAGTGATATTCTTCAGAGACTCGGCTTCGACCCACTTGGTGAAGTAATCCACCGCTACCACCACATAGGCATAATTGCCCGGAGCCCTGGGGAATGGACCGATTATGTCAGTTCCCCACTGCTCAAATGGCCATGGCGAGGTAATCGGGATCATTAGATTAGTCGGTTGGTGGTGCTCGGGGGCGTGATGTTGACAAGAAGGGCAACAGAGAACCATAACTTGGGCATCCATCCTCACAGTGGGCCAGAAGTACCCGAGTAGGAGAGTTTTTTTCACGAGTATCCTGAAGCCGACGTGAGCACCACAGAGTCCCTCGTGAATGTCCTGAAGAATTCTGTTGCCTTCTTCCGGAGTAATGCACCGTAGCCAGGGGCCGAGGTAGGACCTTTTGTACAGGAGGCCCTGTCGGAGGGTATACCGGGCTGCTTTACGTTGAAGCTTTCGTGACTCGGCACGGTCTTCAGGGAGCTCACCTTGGTTAAGAAATCGGACTAATGGTCCCATCCAAGTGTTTCCAGGGCAAATGGGGTATACCATGTCTTCTCTATACCCCGGCTCGGCCAAGACTTCCACGAGAACCGTCTTGTTTAGGTCGGCGAAAGAGGTTGAAACGAGCCGGGAGAGAGCGTCAGCTCTCCTGTTTTGCGACCGCGGGATTCTTTGGATCTCGAAGGACTCAAAGTATGCCACTAGCTGGAGGACCTTAGAGAGGTAACGTTGCATTACCTCTTCCTTGGCTCCGTACTCGCCTAGTATTTGGCACACGACGAGCTGAGAATCACTGTAGACCAGGATGTGTGCAGCCCCGAGCCTACGAGCCAACTGCAGCCCGGCTATGACCGCTTCATACTCAGCCTCGTTATTTGAGGCTGCGAAGTCGAATCTGAGGGCGTACGAGCATACCTCTCCCTGGGGATCTTCGAGGAGCAGCCCGGCTCCACTTCCCCCACTATTGGACGAGCCGTCCACATGTAAGGTCCAGCGCTGAATCTCGGGGGTGGTTGGAGTGGGCGCCTGGGTAGTAGCCGAGGTGGCCACGTGCACCTCGTCGAAAGTAAGCTCAGCCAGGAAATCTGCGAGGGCCTGAGCCTTGATCGCCTTACGCGGTTCATATGATAAGTCGTATTCTCCCAGCTCAATGGCCCACTTGGTGAGGCGCCCAGAGGCTTCCGGTCGCGACAAGACTTGCCGGAGTGGCTGGTCTGTCCTCAAGCAGACGTGGTGAGCCAAGAAGTAGGGCTTGAGCCTTCGAGCCGCGTGGATCAAGGCCAGCACAAGCTTCTCTGCTTGAGTGTATCTGGTTTCCGGACCTCGGAGAACCCGACTGACATAGTACACAGGTGTTTGGACACCTTCTTCCCTTATTAGCACAGCACTCACTGCTTCGGCTGCAGCGGACAAGTACAAAAATAATTTGTCCCCGGGGCGAGGTGAGGTGAGTGTTGGGAGGTGGTTAAGGTATTCCTTGAGCTGCTCGAACGCCCGCTTACACTCTTCAGTCCAGGAGAAGCTGTCGGCCTTTTTGAGGACTTTAAAGAAGGGCAGGGCCTTAGAGGCCGACTGGGATAGGAACCGGTTTAGGGCGGCCAACCGACCGGTCAGTCTTTGAACATCGCGAACACACCGAGGTGGAAACATTTCTTGAATTGCTTTCACCTTATCTGGATTCGCTTCAATGCCTCGCCTAGAGACGAGGTAGCCCAAAAACTTCCCCGATGTGACCCCCAGGACACACTTCTTGGGGTTTAACATCATTCGTGTCCTCCGAAGGACTTCCAGAACTTCTTTCAGGTCGGCAAGGAATGTGGAGGTGGTTCGACTTTTGAGAAGGATATCATCCACGTAAGCCTCGACAGTCCGGCCGATCTGAGATTTGAAAGCTTGGTTAACCAAGCGTTGATACGTGGCTCCGGCGTTCTTCAATCCGAAAGGCATGGTAGTGTAACAGTACGTGCCTTGATCGGTGTAAAAGGCAGTCTTCTCCTGATCCTCCGGGCTCATTCCAATCTGGTGATATCCCTTAAAGGCATCAAAAAAGCAGAGGATCTCAAAACCCATTGCTGAGTCCACTAAGGTGTCCACCTTGGGTAATGGATAGCAGTCCTTAGGACAGGCTTTGTTGAGGTCAGTGAAGTCGACACACATTCTCCAGGCCCCAGTGTCCTTCTTTACCATGACCGGGTTGGACAGCCAGGTTGGATACTGGACCTCCCGAATAATCTTCGCCGGGAGGAGCTTGTCCACCTCTTCACTAACAGCTCGGCTACGCACAGGGCCGAGGTGCCTTCTTTTCTGTTTGACCGGGCGGATTTGGGGGTCGACGTTCAGCTCATGTACTATGAGGTGATGTGGGACCCCTTGGACCTCCTCCGAGTTCCAAGCAAAGACGTCCCGGAAATCTCTGAGAAGGTCCAACATGCCTTTCTTGACAAGGTTGGGTAATCGGGTGCCGACACGAACCGTTTGTTCCGGCTTTGTGGGGTTCAAAGAGAATTCTTCTACCTCATCCCCCGTCTCCAGCCTCGGCACCTCCTCAGCTCGCCGTGGATCGATGCTGTCTATCGAGAGGACATTTGACCTCTTTTCAGTCCCTACTTCGGAAGTTGATGGGGAAGCTGCCTGGAGGGTGGCGAGGTAGCATTCTCGGGCAGCGCAGACGTCGCTGCTGACTTCGGCTACCCCAGCAGGAGTGAGAAATTTAAAGCTTAGGTGATAGGTGGAATACACTGCTCGCAAAACATTAAGTGTAGGGCGTCCCAAGAGTAGGTTGTAAGGCGAATCAGCTTTAACTATCACGAAGTTAACGGGGATGGTTCTGCAGCGGGGATGACGCCCCACAGTTACTGTCAGCGTCACCATCCCTTCAGGGTGCACAATGTGTCCCCCGAACCCTACAAGGGGGGTTCTCACCGGGGTCATACTCTCCCTGGCCAACTTGAGGCTCTCGAAGGTGTGCAGGTACATGACGTCCACTGAACTCCCCGGGTCAATGTAGACCTTTTTCACAATATAGTTGTTGGTGAGAACTTCAATCACCAAGGCCTCGTGACTACTGGAGGCAGCTGGAACGGGGTCACTAGGCCCGTAGGTAATAACCTCGGCCAGGCGAGAGCTTGACTCGGCCTGTTCCGGATGGGCTTGCCTGTAGGTCCTCTTCCGGGAGTTTTGACTATCCCCCCCCGTCGGACCCCCGGCAATAGTGTTGATCACCCCGGCGATAGTTGGTCCGTAGCCCAACCCCTGACCTGATGATCCGTCTCGGGGAGGCCTCTTGGCCTCCCTAAGATCCTCAGGAGGTCGGCAACTGCTCCGTGAAGTCCGCCGTTCGTCTCGGCGCTGGTCACCCCGTCCGTCACGGCGGTTGTCTCGGCGTTGGTCACCTCGGCGAATGAACTGCTTTAAATGACCTTGACGGATGAGGTTCTCGAACTCCCTCTTTAGGTCGTTACAATCCTCAGTCTCATGCCCGATGTCCCGGTGATACAGGCAGTAGAGGTTCGAGTTCCTCTTATCCCGGCTACCGTACATCTTGGGAGGTGCCTTCCCGAGGTCGTGTTGCTCCATGACGGAGAGTACCTGAGATCGGGAGGTGTTCAAGGGGGTCAGGTCAGACTCAGGGATGGGGGCTTTCCCCTTGGAGATCCTATCGAACACGCTGCGGCGGTCCCGGCCAGGACTTTGGAAACCACCTCCCGCTTTCGCGTCACTTCGGCCGAAGTCATTCCCTTTCCTGGCGTCAACTCTCGGGCGCGCCGCTTGGACCTCCTTCTTCATGCGGTTGAGGTCTTCGGCTTGTATGCCCTTCTCCACCTTTGACCACAGCTCGTGAAGGGTGCGGGGATATTTTTTATGAATTCCCGTGTTGAATACCCCGGACACGAGCCCATGGGTGAAGGCGGCTATGGTAACCTGTTCGCTAGGGTCAGGTATTTGTACACTTTTCTCATTGAACCTCTGGACGTACGACCGAAGTGACTCCCCGGGGTTCTGCTGCATACTCAACAGGTAGGCCGAGGTCCTAGTTGTAGGTCGAGAAGAGATAAACCGGTGAAGAAATCTCTCCACTAATTCCCCCAGGGTCGAAATGCTCCTAGGTTCCAAACTTGCGAACCATTTTCGAGCCGTGCCCTGAAGGAATACGGGGAAAGCCCGGCAGATGACGGGATCAGGAATGCAGTACAGACGGAAGGCGGAGATAAAGGCATGAATGTGATCCTCGGGATCACCTCGGCCATCATAAGATTGTATCGATGGAAGTTTGAAATTTGGAGGAAGCCTTTCCTCATTAATATCGTCAGTGAAGGGTGGGGCTCTCATGTAATCCACCCCAGGTCTTCCCAAGGGCCGAGGCTCTTCCTCGGGTCGTCTCCCTAAGAGCCCTCGAGAGAAGGCCTTAGTAATAGAGGCTACCTTAGAGGTGGCCTTAGAGAAAGCCCGTTTCGACGCGCTTCGGCTCAGGCGCCTCCCATCTGACCCTTCTTCGGATGAGTCTTCAGGAGATCCGTCCGACTTCCTTTTGGAGGATTCGACCTTCTGCTTGCCTTGCCTCTTAAGGTATCTTCCCAATTCCTCGAAAATATTGGGATTCTCAGTTACGAACTCGGCCATACGGGTTATGGCTTCTTCGTTCGCGGGCGGAGCCCTCGGGGGCCCCTGTTCTTCAGAAATATTCTCTGGTTGAGCTGCATTGCTTTGCTCAGCCTCTATAGTGAGAGCTTTTCTGCTCTTAGAACGCGCAGGCTTCATTTTCTAATGTCTTtgcgttcccacagacggcgccaattgaagagGTAAATTCTGACCTGCTGGAGTGGGTCCTCCGGATTGAGGGAAGTTCCTATCTCGGATGACCCACCGCGGTGAGGTCACCTGCTCAAGTTGTAGGAGGGACTAAAGTCCCCGGTGTAACTCCGAAGCTTAAATCAGTTCGGGAATGAAAGAGTAATGAGTATAAAGAAGGCTAATATGCCTTTACCAGAAATTTGGCCGTCCCCCTTTTCAGTAGAGGCGTTCCATATTTATAGGGGACAGATGGGAGAGAAGAACCACCATCACAGGTCCCTAGAGATCTGGTATGGTCAGTGCATCTGGTGGACTTGACCGGTCTTTATGACAAGACATGACGGGATGTTCGTCCGGTCCAGGCGGCGTGTCAGGGCAGCTTTCTGCCAGGCGTCAGAAGTGTCAGGGGTCACATCCAGCATTTGCACTGACATCGGAGATCTAGGGATCACTTCGGCTATAATGTTAACCGAGGTGATGAGATAGTGGGGCTTCAAGCCCACGGAGGACAGCCGGGGTGATTTCGGCCGAGGTTAGCCTTCGGGCTACCCCGGCCGAAAGGGCCATCCTCACTAGGCATTCTAAGGGAAGGGCTCTGCTCAGCCACAGTGAATTAGTCTGGGTGATTCCAGGATACCCCTACgtcgacccaaaaaaaaaaaacccgaaATTCTTTTCCAAGCTCACCCACGGAAAATTTGAACCAAGGGGGCAAGTAAGGCAGTAGGCTGGCTCCCCACCCCTCGTCCACCTTAATCTAATTTTGTCATGGGGATCTCGAACATGTACAGTTGTGATTTTTAAGCGATTGTATAATTATTATATTTCTTACGTAATTTGATATACACTCATTTAGTTTTGTTATAAGAATAAATTTTCCTTGTATTGTTACAATACAATAGTTGTAGCAAAATTGCACCAATTATAACCGTTCCTTCCAATCCATTTACACAAACAAGTTTGTCAATTGATAAATTTGTGGTCCGAAAATTAGACATCTTTACAGAGACCATGTTGTTATTTTTGTCGACGGAAGTATATACAGTACAAAGCACATTATATTGGAAAATTGCGTTATGTAAGATATTTTACGTTTATGCCGACAAATATTCCAACCTATTGAAGCTGATTAAACTACTGAGGCCCAAAAATGTCATTTAGAAAATACCACTACGATACAAACAGTAATCAATCAACTACTCATTATTTATCAATATTTAACATCTATAAATGTCGGTATGCCCGCATTCACATGCACTAGTTAACCACTCCTAACTACTACTGGTACTCCACTTTGCAGCTCTGTCTTTTGCATCACAAAACCACAGCAGCGGCCTTCTTCAGGAacgacaaggaaaaaaaaaatcacagaaGGAAGAGCTGCTTTCTTGGATAAGAGCAGCGTCCCGGCACTCCTGAATCATGGGAAATTGCATCGAGACATGCAAACACGGCTCAAAAGAGGCAAAGAGTGAATTACAATTAGAGCAATTAGAAAGCGTGGAGAAACCATCAGAAATGCTCAAGGAAAGCATAATTGAGAAAGATCAAAACAGTGGCGCCATGAGAATCAAGATAGTGTTGACGAAAGAGGAGCTAGAGTTGCTAGTATTCCAGCTCAAGAATATGGAAGGGAAGAGATTAGAGGATGTTTTGGATGAGATTGAGAGAAGCAGAAGCAGACCAGTTGGATCATGGAAACCTTCTTTAGAGAGCATTACTGAAAGCCCTGAAGTTCCTGAGCAAATGGACAGATGAGCGTTTGTATGTAGGGTGCAATGGCCTCCCTTCTATCTTTTgtgcttgatttttttttttttttttttttaaattaggatcttctttttcttttatattttcattttacTCTTCTTCTTCGCAAGCAccgaagttttttttttttttaaatactgtTGAGCAACCGTATTagtttgtaattatttggcTTACTGCGGTACATGAATGTGAATTGAGGTGGATAACTTAAGGCTTGCTTCAACTGCAGTGTTCTCCCTCTTCTGGTTTCATGCCTACATTAtctgcaattttctttcctATCCATCTTTCTTTAACTTTGTGAAGAAACGTCCTTTTTTGGAAAGATTGGTGAAAATCGGTagtaccttttttttcttttctcggaTTCATGAATATCCCAATTCacaaaacttgaaaaaaaaatccgcATTTCATAATTAATATGTGGATCCTGTTCTTTTTATGCTCTATATAATACGGGTATCCTTCTCGTGGTTTTGGCCTCTGGAGATCAAAGAGAAGGGAAGCATTACTCGTAGCGAATGGATGGACCATGTCAATAGGGTATCACTACTTGTTCAGCTCCAGTCTTATTGGCCTTTCCAACACTCAGGGCCACTTTTCAAAAAGTTTGGATTGATTGATAAAAGTAACCTGAGCAATAAGAAAGAGGGAAGAAATACAAAAACATATAATTGGTCAGGCAGTGCTAAAGGAGGGAAAAGTGATCCAACCATTACCCCAATTTCATGAAATGTTTCTCATTTGTTCTTCTAGGGCCTTCCACTTTGAAATTTGGGAATCATGATCTTTGTATTCTATCGGCCGGAAGCCTGATTTGGTTGCGCGGATCACGTTAAAACTTTTGTCCTCGTTAAGTGAAAAGATATGTTGTATGGTCAAGACGAAAGTGGCCTCATTTTCTTTGTTGGTATAGGCTATAGCATCGGTAGTGTTGTCTAATCCTGCTAATTCAATTCCTGTTGCTGTTTTTTCTTTGCCTCGTGTCATATTCAACTGTAAACCAATGTCTGGGTATGGACTAACTATAATAGAAGAAAGAATAAAAAGTTTCTTTGGCGCATGAAATTAAGGCcatgcttggattgcttgtttccgtcgaaAAATATTTTCGTTTTCCGTGACACATTtttctatcacctttttccctcacatatatcaaatcgctacagtaattttttcatgaaaaatgacgggaaatgcaatccaaacacaacctaagcATTTGTTGAATTGGATGATTGAAAATCAGCAATGCGTTAAATAGTTGTAAACAAGCAGCTTTTAGTTAATCATGGCTTCAGGCTTGAGCACTTGGTTACATAAAGGATGTCAAACTGATTGAGAACAAGACGTAGTACTTTTTTATGGACTCCAAAAGCTCCATCAAGACCGCTAAGGATTTGTTTATGTATTTTCCTGTTTTacatgtttgtttggataaaagttatctgccaaaaaaaagaaagaaagaaaatttcttcaattacaaacacattttttttttcaatcatttttttatcttgcatacatcacattacaaaaaatactacctaattatttcaattaatctcttatccaaacacacttacATTCCAACAATACTAACTTTTTTGGGGGTGTAAACTCTCTGTATCCCGTGATCGCATTTGGCCTGACTAATAATCTAAAGTTGAGCATTTTCAAACCTTCTCCCGGCTAACTCTACCAAAGCTTGTTTTCTCCATGTTAGTATTCAGCCAAAAAATGTTTAGGGAGTAAATAGGACTAGGAGTAGTTTGCTGCTCGTGTGTTTGTGGGATACATACGAAGGCCAATTGACTCTTTGATGTTAGCCCATTGGGCTGATGATTCTTGAGAAACAAATGACCACGATTCAGCCCATTTATGTAGGTACAAGAGTGTGGACGAGGTAGAGAATTGTTGCTGATACTGGGCTAAGGTGAATACATGTTCAACTCGGGCGAATTACAAAAGTTTTCGGTGGTCTAAAGATTCAAAAACTATTGCTTGTCCAGTGGGCCTTTAGAATTTATGAATCATGCCGCAAAGAGAAGGAAGGGATTTTGAGAAGGAAATatgaaacaattttttttttaaaaaaaacaaaaggccGTTTGTTATCCTATTTAAATAGCACAATCTTGAACAGCCAAGCTCTTTTAGTTAAAGACGGTACGATAATAAACTGAATTTGACATTTCCATTAGCCAACCGTCAAAAACTTGCATCAACTTTTCTTCGTAAAAATCAAGAGAAGGAATATGATAATCATAGGAAACGTGTAGACTAAATGAAGTTTTATTTACAGATTCCTAAACTAACAAAGAAATCAGACTAATTTCTCAGCAAATTAAAAGTTGCCCTACTATAGCCTATATTACCAAAAACTGCCTCTTTTTACATACTTCTAGTACTACTTTAAAAAGgggaaattataaaaaaaaaaaaaggaaaaaccgtACTACTATTGCAGTATTACTTATGCAGCCATTACTGAGCTCAAAACT
It includes:
- the LOC140012844 gene encoding uncharacterized protein → MGNCIETCKHGSKEAKSELQLEQLESVEKPSEMLKESIIEKDQNSGAMRIKIVLTKEELELLVFQLKNMEGKRLEDVLDEIERSRSRPVGSWKPSLESITESPEVPEQMDR